The Methanobacterium sp. BAmetb5 genome includes a region encoding these proteins:
- a CDS encoding type II toxin-antitoxin system HicA family toxin → MSEKLPRVTADKVIRVLERSGFLMVRQSGSHKIYKNKDGVRITIPYHSGKTLHPKIIRNILKDADITVAKFNELLK, encoded by the coding sequence ATGAGTGAAAAACTCCCACGAGTAACCGCTGATAAGGTTATTCGTGTTCTTGAACGCTCTGGTTTTTTAATGGTTAGACAAAGTGGAAGCCATAAAATCTACAAAAACAAAGATGGTGTAAGAATAACCATCCCCTATCATTCCGGGAAAACTTTGCATCCCAAAATAATAAGAAATATCCTTAAAGACGCTGATATAACCGTTGCAAAATTTAACGAACTGTTAAAATAA
- a CDS encoding Hsp20/alpha crystallin family protein, whose product MNERKGKAEEIIDNMLQTIKERQVDLDNAIAEYTSRPFKPAMDVMEDENQIVVKTDLPGVKREDIQIDLTEDTLEISAESSKESEEEGEEEGVVYHRKERRYASAARTLILPAKVKLGEVTAKFDNGVLTVTMPKLEKKETFNVKVD is encoded by the coding sequence ATGAATGAGAGAAAGGGAAAAGCAGAAGAGATTATAGACAACATGCTCCAGACCATCAAGGAGAGACAGGTGGATCTGGACAATGCCATTGCCGAATACACCAGTCGACCATTTAAACCGGCCATGGATGTTATGGAGGACGAGAACCAGATCGTGGTCAAGACGGACCTGCCCGGGGTTAAGCGGGAGGACATCCAGATCGACCTCACCGAGGACACCCTGGAGATAAGTGCCGAGTCCTCCAAGGAAAGCGAAGAGGAAGGGGAAGAAGAGGGAGTGGTTTACCACCGCAAGGAAAGGCGTTACGCCTCGGCAGCCCGTACCTTGATACTCCCGGCCAAGGTGAAACTCGGCGAGGTTACCGCCAAATTCGACAACGGTGTCCTGACCGTGACCATGCCCAAACTGGAGAAAAAGGAAACCTTCAACGTCAAGGTGGATTGA
- a CDS encoding acyltransferase family protein, translating to MRKYYLDNLRWLVILILFPYHTLLLYSSIGSYYFHVANSAVANAFLLSFAPWFMQLLFTVAGIATYYSLKRRTSTEYLKERVTKLLLPAAAGAILVIPFSVYFGFLYSGYTGSFLSLWLSIFSHPLEYLANGIIIGPLWFLLYLFIVSVVALPFIMKYKKGEWRIPLEKVTVPKLLLLIIPLTIGSFFLNLYPDKSVVQFLLLFMAGYFLLSDDGVQEKLEDKRWPLFISFVVLTIIYVVLALSIMSSSGDATSAATSTTSVLSLFLMQLYANVILWLGVLGVMGMGKHYLEFKNSITLYLSAASFPIYIFHIVWINLFAYYLIGWMPGMIALQVILTMALSFVFTIATIEVVRRIKGVRFLFGIKG from the coding sequence ATGAGAAAATATTATCTTGATAATTTGCGATGGCTGGTAATTTTAATATTGTTCCCGTATCATACCTTGCTCCTCTACAGCAGTATCGGGTCCTACTACTTCCACGTGGCTAACTCCGCCGTGGCCAATGCTTTCCTCCTCTCTTTTGCCCCCTGGTTCATGCAACTGCTCTTCACTGTGGCCGGGATCGCCACCTACTACTCCCTAAAGAGAAGGACATCCACGGAATATCTTAAGGAGAGGGTGACCAAACTCCTCCTCCCGGCAGCGGCTGGTGCCATCCTGGTAATACCATTCAGTGTTTACTTCGGCTTCCTTTACAGCGGATACACCGGGAGTTTCCTCTCCCTGTGGCTATCTATTTTCAGCCACCCCCTGGAGTACCTGGCCAACGGAATAATTATAGGCCCCCTGTGGTTCCTGTTATACTTATTCATAGTCTCGGTGGTGGCCCTGCCCTTTATCATGAAGTACAAAAAGGGAGAATGGAGAATACCCCTGGAAAAGGTAACTGTACCTAAACTATTACTGTTGATAATCCCCCTGACCATCGGTAGTTTTTTCCTCAATTTATACCCGGATAAAAGTGTAGTGCAGTTCTTATTACTCTTCATGGCCGGTTACTTCTTACTGTCGGATGACGGCGTGCAGGAGAAGTTGGAGGATAAAAGATGGCCACTTTTCATCTCCTTTGTGGTTTTAACCATTATCTATGTGGTGTTAGCTTTATCTATCATGAGTTCATCGGGAGACGCTACCAGTGCCGCTACCTCAACAACTTCGGTCCTGTCCCTGTTCCTGATGCAACTCTACGCCAACGTTATCCTGTGGCTGGGAGTCCTGGGTGTCATGGGAATGGGTAAACACTACCTGGAATTTAAAAACTCCATCACCCTGTACCTGTCTGCGGCTTCCTTCCCTATTTACATCTTCCACATAGTATGGATCAACCTGTTTGCCTACTACCTTATTGGATGGATGCCGGGTATGATTGCACTACAGGTAATCCTCACCATGGCCTTGAGTTTCGTATTCACCATAGCCACCATTGAAGTGGTGAGGAGAATCAAGGGAGTCCGGTTCCTATTTGGAATTAAGGGATGA
- a CDS encoding type II toxin-antitoxin system HicB family antitoxin — protein sequence MYIMKRKYKVSVIVEHDKEGYFAFSPELQGCYTQGDTYEEVMANIKDAIKLHLEERLERGEVIPEIDLVSLTSLEVEV from the coding sequence ATGTACATAATGAAACGAAAATATAAAGTTTCGGTCATTGTAGAACATGATAAAGAGGGATATTTCGCTTTTTCTCCGGAACTTCAAGGATGTTACACTCAGGGAGATACCTATGAGGAGGTTATGGCAAATATTAAAGATGCCATTAAACTCCATCTGGAAGAACGCCTAGAAAGGGGCGAAGTGATACCTGAAATCGATTTGGTTAGTCTAACATCCTTGGAAGTAGAGGTATGA